In Streptomyces sp. NBC_01439, the following are encoded in one genomic region:
- a CDS encoding TetR/AcrR family transcriptional regulator → MEHDHIATATTETTTRARTRRAILDAAVTVLSAHHGASLADVAEAAGVGRTTVHRYFAERSDLVAALGADVRERLQEATARARVEDDPAPEALERLCLEYFELGDRLMLLFDVPQFLTWAGFEEETNSDRALVRLIERGQAEGTVDAEADAEWLQNVLWSLLYAAWMQARDYGTPRHTALSSCLHTLRKAMAAS, encoded by the coding sequence ATGGAGCATGACCACATCGCGACGGCGACCACCGAGACCACCACCCGCGCACGCACGCGACGCGCGATCCTGGACGCCGCCGTCACCGTCCTGTCGGCCCATCACGGGGCGTCGCTCGCGGACGTGGCCGAAGCCGCCGGCGTGGGCCGGACGACCGTCCACCGCTACTTCGCCGAACGCTCGGACCTCGTGGCGGCGCTCGGGGCGGACGTACGGGAACGACTGCAAGAGGCGACCGCACGCGCGCGGGTGGAGGACGACCCGGCCCCAGAGGCGCTGGAGCGGCTCTGCCTGGAGTACTTCGAGCTCGGCGACCGCCTCATGCTGCTGTTCGACGTGCCGCAGTTCCTGACCTGGGCGGGCTTCGAGGAGGAGACCAACTCCGACCGCGCCCTGGTCCGCCTCATCGAACGCGGCCAGGCCGAAGGCACGGTGGACGCCGAGGCTGACGCCGAGTGGCTGCAGAACGTGCTGTGGTCCCTGCTGTACGCGGCCTGGATGCAGGCACGCGACTACGGCACGCCCCGCCACACGGCACTCTCCTCGTGCCTCCACACCTTGCGGAAGGCCATGGCGGCTTCTTGA
- a CDS encoding ISL3 family transposase, translated as MARVFGMSISRSTVLRLVEALPDPDVPAPRAVGVDEYATREGRHYGTVLVDVESRRPVDLLPDREASSLAAWLAKRSGIEVVRRDRAPFFAEGATAGAPQVVQVVDRWHLWHNLRGHRFADRTRANHAPVHELLAVGLSRRAIGRQLRMTSRTVKLLADAATPRRTCSRGIGRAGRPNSTPSSPTWMNAGTKAVRAPGGCGRRSCRSAIRAATRGFAPISGRSASRLAAPSRLGHRHPGSSPDASTATTMQSSPASPCPGAPMSSKATSTGSRCPNARCFGRVGFGLLRKRVLLAERLRSLCAKIANRKHRG; from the coding sequence ATGGCGAGGGTCTTCGGTATGTCCATCAGCCGCAGCACAGTGCTGCGGCTGGTAGAAGCCTTGCCCGATCCGGACGTTCCCGCCCCGCGCGCCGTCGGCGTCGATGAGTACGCGACCCGCGAAGGCCGCCACTACGGGACCGTCTTGGTCGACGTCGAGAGCCGGCGTCCGGTGGACCTGCTGCCCGATCGGGAAGCCTCCAGCCTGGCCGCTTGGCTCGCGAAGCGGTCAGGGATCGAAGTGGTCCGCCGCGACCGCGCACCGTTCTTCGCCGAAGGGGCCACCGCCGGGGCACCCCAGGTGGTGCAGGTGGTAGACAGGTGGCACCTCTGGCACAACCTGAGGGGACACCGCTTCGCTGACCGCACCCGTGCCAATCACGCGCCCGTCCACGAACTGCTGGCCGTCGGGCTCAGCCGTCGGGCGATCGGCCGCCAGCTCCGGATGACCTCCCGCACCGTCAAGCTCCTCGCAGACGCAGCCACCCCCCGGAGGACCTGTTCCAGGGGCATTGGCAGGGCCGGCCGTCCAAACTCGACGCCTTCAAGCCCTACCTGGATGAACGCTGGAACCAAGGCTGTACGAGCGCCTGGAGGGTGTGGGAGGAGATCGTGCCGCTCGGCTATCAGGGCAGCTACCAGAGGGTTCGCGCCCATTTCCGGGAGAAGCGCCTCTCGCCTGGCGGCCCCGTCACGGCTCGGCCACCGTCACCCCGGGTCGTCGCCGGACGCATCGACCGCGACCACGATGCAGTCATCGCCGGCCTCGCCCTGCCCTGGAGCTCCGATGTCGTCGAAGGCCACGTCAACCGGATCAAGATGCCCAAACGCCAGATGTTTTGGCCGCGTTGGCTTCGGCCTCCTGCGAAAACGAGTCCTACTCGCGGAGCGGCTCCGCAGCCTCTGCGCGAAGATCGCGAATCGGAAACATCGTGGGTGA
- a CDS encoding ABC transporter ATP-binding protein has protein sequence MADSTPPPRAAFDAPRLRVLWSFARPHRHTLAVGLVLALAGSALGLATPMITKWVLDALNDSASLTGPVAALLVLLVVGAAVSYRQWCMLGTVGERVVLEARESMVRRFLHATVPALTRRPTGELVTRVTSDTVLLREATAQSFVGLVNGSVMLVGSLALMGVLDLVLLGTTIAAVAVTATLFALLMPGIGQAQQRSQEHIGRLGGLLEGTLRAIRTVKVSRAEERAAERIVADARAAADYGIRAVRQEALAWTVAGSGIQLAIIAILGVGAWRVGEGSLEVSSLIAFLLYAFTLMEPVSTLSQNVTSLQAGMAAAERIRQTADLTAEGDDTAPEPDDERTAAAADSGAPQEVPVLELRGVSAAYGPEAAHAVTDVRLAVPRRGHTAIVGPSGAGKTTLFSLVLRFLEPVDGELLLNGRPYRDYSHSEVRARLAYVEQDTPVVPGTLRDNLLLARPDATEEELRHVLRDVRLTEKVDALEAGLDSSLSSAHVSGGERQRIALARALLRTPEVLLLDEATAQLDGLTEAAVQDCIRRRAATGAVVTVAHRLSTVVDADLIVVMEAGRIRARGTHEELLETDPLYRELVAALRLATTTRAEVA, from the coding sequence ATGGCTGACTCGACACCCCCGCCCCGTGCCGCATTCGACGCGCCCCGGCTGCGCGTCCTCTGGTCCTTCGCCCGCCCGCACCGCCACACGCTGGCCGTGGGGCTGGTCCTAGCCCTGGCCGGCTCCGCCCTCGGCCTGGCCACGCCCATGATCACCAAGTGGGTGCTGGACGCCCTCAATGACTCCGCCTCGCTCACGGGCCCCGTGGCCGCGCTGTTAGTCCTCCTCGTCGTCGGCGCCGCCGTGTCGTACCGGCAGTGGTGCATGCTCGGCACGGTGGGCGAACGGGTCGTGCTGGAGGCGCGCGAGTCGATGGTGCGACGGTTCCTGCACGCCACCGTGCCCGCCCTCACCCGGCGCCCGACCGGTGAGCTCGTCACCCGCGTGACCTCGGACACCGTCCTGCTCCGCGAGGCCACCGCCCAGTCGTTCGTCGGCCTGGTCAACGGCTCCGTCATGCTCGTGGGAAGCCTGGCCCTGATGGGCGTGCTCGACTTGGTGCTGCTCGGCACGACCATCGCCGCCGTGGCCGTTACCGCCACCCTCTTCGCGCTGCTCATGCCGGGCATCGGCCAGGCGCAGCAGCGCTCCCAGGAGCACATAGGCCGGCTCGGCGGACTCCTGGAGGGCACGCTGCGCGCGATCCGCACCGTGAAGGTGAGCCGCGCCGAGGAGCGGGCCGCCGAACGGATCGTGGCCGATGCCCGGGCCGCGGCGGACTACGGCATCCGGGCGGTCCGTCAGGAGGCCCTGGCCTGGACGGTCGCCGGGTCCGGCATCCAACTGGCCATCATCGCGATCCTGGGCGTCGGAGCCTGGCGGGTTGGCGAGGGGAGCCTGGAGGTCTCCAGCCTGATCGCCTTCCTGTTGTACGCGTTCACGCTGATGGAGCCGGTCAGCACGCTCAGCCAGAACGTGACCTCCCTCCAGGCCGGGATGGCCGCGGCCGAACGCATCCGGCAGACGGCCGACTTGACGGCGGAAGGTGACGACACGGCGCCGGAGCCGGACGACGAGAGGACCGCCGCCGCGGCGGATTCCGGCGCCCCGCAGGAGGTGCCCGTGCTCGAACTGCGCGGTGTCAGCGCCGCGTACGGCCCCGAGGCCGCCCATGCCGTCACCGACGTACGGCTGGCCGTCCCCCGGCGCGGTCACACCGCGATCGTCGGGCCGTCGGGCGCCGGCAAGACCACCTTGTTCTCGCTCGTCCTGCGGTTCCTGGAGCCCGTCGACGGCGAACTGCTCCTGAACGGAAGGCCGTACCGCGACTACAGTCACTCCGAGGTACGGGCGCGGCTGGCCTACGTGGAACAGGACACCCCGGTCGTGCCCGGCACCCTCCGAGACAACCTGCTGCTCGCCCGGCCGGACGCCACCGAGGAGGAACTGCGCCATGTGCTGCGGGACGTGCGGCTGACTGAGAAGGTCGACGCGCTCGAAGCGGGTCTGGACAGTTCGTTGTCGTCGGCGCACGTGTCGGGGGGCGAACGCCAGCGCATCGCGCTCGCGCGCGCCCTGCTGCGCACTCCAGAGGTCCTGCTGCTGGACGAGGCAACCGCGCAGCTGGACGGGCTGACGGAGGCCGCGGTGCAGGACTGCATCCGGCGACGGGCGGCGACGGGCGCGGTGGTGACGGTCGCGCATCGCCTCTCGACGGTGGTCGATGCCGACCTGATCGTGGTCATGGAAGCGGGCCGGATCCGCGCCCGCGGCACCCATGAGGAGCTGCTGGAGACGGACCCTCTCTACCGCGAACTGGTGGCAGCCCTGCGCCTGGCCACCACCACCAGAGCGGAGGTGGCGTGA